In Homalodisca vitripennis isolate AUS2020 unplaced genomic scaffold, UT_GWSS_2.1 ScUCBcl_9029;HRSCAF=17383, whole genome shotgun sequence, the genomic window ATGAAAATTTTCTTACAGAAAAAATGCTACAAGCTCTTCAGACTCTTTAGCAAAAGCATTTGTCCTGTAGCACTTATAATTAGCATTGATGTTCAACAGTTATTCCAATAATACTGATCGAAAAACAGTTGGAAGTTCCCCAATACTCTTTAGCCTCCAGAACCACTATAATACTTGAATAAGTATATTGTTTGTGTTCAAATATTTAGAacttcaataattaaaacatgagatTCTTGTGAAGAGgattgattaaaaattgtttagttacaaaataacatttaaaatgtattgtaaaaatatacataaaaataaaagtcttccctctatacaaaataaatagtatacttttataaaacaagttacttttaacatcggtttatgtttagaaaattaattagGCCCTAGCTTAAGAATCAACCTCATTAAATCTGTAGCCATCTTTAAATACCCATGTTTAAATCTGATTGAAATTAATTCCCCTATATTaggcacctagactacaaaatatagtctAATCTAGGTTAAGTAGTATTCTCATTGTTGCATAAGCTgcacaattaaaaatactacaatgttttagacacgatttcTATGCACCAATATAGAAAAACTCGGTTGCTCAACCGTGGCTTAGAGagattgtttataaaacatgGTCATACATTTATTTGCGCAGATTTTGAGACAATGAgattcacctagattacaccatgttttgtagtctaggtgcctCTGATAGCAAAACGATGtagagtttattttgagcttcttcgtctccAACTTTCTTTCCAGATCCtggagtaaagtctgtgacagcatcagattccagatgctgcactaagagaaaggtgaactagacctaactaaacattcacattgaatcgacccttccaaccatagctaaTTTATCTATAAAAGCTTGAATTCCTAAATTTCCACTATGTATATTTATGGTACATTGCTTCACATACCAATATCCGCTTTGGCCAGCTTGAATATAAACTGGATGTAACCGGTAAGCAGCTCCTTGTGGCTGCCATGGAGTTCTGTTAAATATTGCCTGATTTTGTGAGTGAAGTTACACGGATGCTGCAGTCTCTGGCAGTGAGTCTTCACTCCACAATGTTCAGCCAGGCACAGGCTGAGGTATGTCACCACCTGCAACATACGGCACTTGTTAGCAGTCCTCAATAAGTATTAGGGAGAATCACTTGGAAGTAAAACAGGAATGAATTGTCTTGTTCTGACTatctttagaaaaacaataacCCATAGTTTAACCCTAGAAGTAGCATGCACTGCATACGTGGCGCATTAAATCCATCGTCTAAGTGCGAATGCTGCATATTAACagattttcatattatatatctttttaagtACGGTAGTAAATATTATCTGATCGCGATAAAATTCATATTGTTACAAAAAGGAGGAATGAAAGTTTaacaaatatcaaatttttaacactttgtgTGCAAATCCCCTAATTACCAAAACTCTAAAAAAATGCGGTCATGTAATTGACGTTTTAACTTTAGCGTATTACGCAATCGCTTATTTTAGGTTGTAATCATGCATTACGTAATTTGACATCTATTGTGTTGTAAGTAACACAGTTTTCCACTAGAAATCATGTGTTGTATTACATCAGCTTGTTTACTAATCAACAGCTGGAAAATtgcattgtttgtttacttttcttaTCAAGATgccaaaattttcataaaaatatgtatatgtaatgtttaaattatttaaactaaatattccaAAAAGTTGCATAAAATGTGggaatcaaatatatttttatatacataaagtggagtataaagttaaatttgtgggtaaataacaaaaaccattttcacaaaaagttttaaatattaacccttttagtgccaagcaTATTGGGTAGTTTGCGTCACATAACACCAGAGATACTGGTGCGGGGTATCGCATAGGGCGCTGCAGCATAGCCACTGGGTATGTCGCAGTGGCACCAGAGCAGAGTTTTACAAGTTATGACACACAAAGACATAAATCACctcattttattaacttttatgataaaataaacactttggtcttattttttattgttaatagaaCAGCGACATGTAATGGATTGTATGAAATGTTAATCTTTAAGAAGTATATCCCTTTAAAAGtggattttttcattttatttccattttgtaaatttagagCTTTATAAATACCTGAAAAAATTTTTGATCTACAAAACCTCTGTATcacattgtaatacatttaattgaGAAAGTCCtgtttaaattttggtaaaataatactaacaaattaTAGATTTATGAATTTACTACTTGTGATTAAacgttagataaaacattttagtgtatattattagtttgtctgaatataatatgaatgtaaataaattgctacttgttttaatacatttaatatacaatCAGAAAATAAAGTCTTTAttgatcaaaatcaaaataaaattaatttttgatgttATAAATGTTCAACTTAGGTAGGAAAAAACAACACCTATGtattttgtcttaaataaaagAAAGTCTACAGTTGAAACacaattttagaaactttaaaagtATAAGTAAGTAAGATAAGATTACAACAACAGTACTATCTGGCTATCATCTAACCTCAAAAGCCACTGCCTTATCAATAATAgaacttataaaacattaaaactactatcaaaattgtataaacataaaaaattatgttatattcttgaataaaatatagttctgcataaatcagtactaattttattgataatagtCAATAAATATAAGTGTACTGTAATGAGAGTATTGAGAGCCTAAATAAAAGGCTCTTTGAGCTTGACATTCGACCTTGCAAAAGGCTTTATATAGGGTCTTAGGGTTTCACCACCAACCTAGCTTGAGCCTAAATAAAGGTTTTTGGCGTTTTATGACTTCACAGGCTGATCCTATATCTACAGACCCTTGACgctaaaatggttaaataaattatgttgaaagtaataaaaaactgaatgaaaaaaacaaatttctctatatttttttagaaatattatgtataatatgttacatttgaaacaaactttagaaaaatacattaacaagTATCCTAAAACACTGTGACACTACGCTAATTTTGCatgccacttctagggttaaaagattttaatttacagttaaaactgCAAtggtacttttaatatttaaagttttcacaataaatacaAAGGAACCCaatattatgtttcttatttGGATGTTTTAGGCAACATTGAAAACATACATTTGTTACTACCGTTTGAATATTGACATATCTGTATTACAGAAATACTACGGGGATACCCAAGTGAacaaatgtattcaatattttatattgaatgcATCAAAGAGAAATATGACATGAATCAATCTATACCCGTCAGGTCCAAAGTGTCAATCacgaaaaaaactaaatttctaaGAAGTAAGAACCTCTCTTtttctaaatgaaatatttctgtcTTAACATACAGTTGTAAACAaccaaaacatatgttttttaaaacgtCTGTTACAAAAGAATGATTATACCGTACCTGTGTGTAGGCTGTTAGGTTGTAGGCCAACTTTTGGTTTTTGATAATCAGCCTTGTGTTAATGTTCTGCTCCCTCGTCTTCGCCTTCTCCAGGATATTGGTCACCATCTCTACAAAGTCTGGGAACTTCACCTCTGACACCGAGTCACTCTTGCCTTCGCTGCTTATCTTGTAGCCAGCTCCATACAGTGACTTCAGAGCTTCGTTTGAGATCTCTTCTTGGCTGTGGACAATGCAACAATCTAACTTAAGTTGTGAATTGTATTTCAGGCTAAAAGTGTTTTTCCtacatagaaataatttcatctaattcaaataattaaatatttgatttttagctGTTACAGAACACCAGAGTccaatattcatatatttagttCCAACATTGAATTAGctttaaaagagaaaaagtatTTAGTTGTTTTGggtaattttaacattaatttatgaaatcACAACTTCGAGTCTTTCTTTagatttaagaatattttcaagtgttataattttagatattttataaatgaacataCTAGGGTGACCAGAAATGTTGAAACTTATTTAGGTAATATCGTTGTAACTCAGGaattttgtcatatttttcaaatcataatattttttttcaaattttgaaaataagtatcaataatttattactaaagaaTGGAAACAGTAAAACAACTAAACATAGTATATTTTATGAGCAGGGTCATAGAATTTTTCATCatctttttccaaaaaaaagacTGATTTTATGTAATTTCTGGTGAATCGATTGATgtaaatttctcaaaatttgttgATAAGCTGGTTTTTTATGATGAATTAGCATTCCTAGTAGAAACAACTACAAAATTTAAGCCATGTCCATATTCTTGGGTGACTGATGTGGTTAGAGCAAGTGCTGTCCTGTATTGTTTGCCAGACCCAAGTCAATAAATGCAGAAAACATTCCGTAATCACGTTTTTCAAAATGTGTTGGTTCCGGCTTTTTGCTGGATTTTGAAAAACGACATAGCCGTAACTTTGAAACCGTTTGAAAGATTTAAGGGAAATTGGCAATTTTCCTAATCTATATGACTACCTTCAAACCAAATTGCATCAAATTCTGAGGTGGTCATGTTTATACGCTGTGGTGATTTGATATGGAATGACCTGCTCCTAACATTAGcatttcagttaaataaatatcatggagtcaaaattatatttttactttttaatacactAGGGAAATCAAATTTGTGAATAATTGTTCCCTGGTTCattgagttttaaattgttcactgTATAACACATTCAAGTTACCTGTCTCCAGTGGCTATAAGCAGGTAAACACGTGACAGGGCGTGGGTGTGGGGGAACACACTGTGGCCAGGTATCGCACAGCCACTAGCCTAGCAGCGGGTGATGGGGACTCTACCTGCGTAGTTAGCAGTGCCAGTAATAGGCTCTGATCAGCAGAGTCCACTGAGAATGCTGAGGCCATTGTCAGCAGAGCTTCCCTCACAGACATTCGCACCTCGTTGTTCTCCTCCTAATACACAAATATtcatgtagctatggtgggaaaagTTGATTCAatgcaagttttaaatttagctccatttcacacCTTTCACTTAGTGCAGCACTTGAAATCTGAAGCCATCTTAggcttaactcctggaatctgaagttgAAGTATATCAAAGAGAGCCCAAAAAAGTCACTAATGGATAAACTCAAAACAAACTTTTCGCATCATTTCGAAATCAGAGACATCCATACTACAAAATCAGGTATAacctagatgaagaggtgttctcttgttgtttcatcaggtgcaaaattgagtGCATTAAAATGATTTAGGACATGATCCTAAAGCACagcggagcaaccgagttttctacacaaacgtaactatggtgggaagggttgattcaacgcGAATGTTtgttttggatttctttagatTACTTCATTCTTCGTTGCCAACTATTTTTGGAATCCCTTCAgaacaaacatgactccagattccaggagtcaattctgtgacagtgtcagatttcagatgctgcactaagaggaaggtgaaatggagatgAACTCAACGTTTATCAACCCCCATTGCTCTTTTCATAGGAAGAATCGGATTGAACATTGTGCAATCCTTTTTAGACAACTtaagttattaacattttttacctGTACATTTTTCATTGTTTGCTTTAACGCTAAAGTTCATTCTCATATAGTCACTAGTTGAAAGAGGTACATAgttattacaatagaaataatCATTTGAGTGGTGTCTTAcaacataaattttgaaaaagtgaCAAAAGTCCTCTAATCCTGTCTTgcagattataaaataaaatacaattagaaattatacaattaagttattgtaaatatgaaaataggATTCATACATGTCTATTAAACCATTCATTACAGTTTAACCCTCCAACTGCCCTTAGTATTTTCCTTAAAGGCCAAGCTGGTGTTCTCCGTTTTTGCAAACTTTCtttctaaaatctgtaaaaaaatagttttttttagttcaaaaccTAACTGTATTTGGTATTAATTTGTTCACAATGaacagtataaatacaatattatagtaaataactaAGGTATATTTTCATTCTAATTTTGACGGTGAAtgaggaattttttttgttttgttcatgtAAAAAAGAGGAAGGGAGGGTGTGCAGGAAAATATTGATAAGTATATCAATTTCAAATTCCAAGatatcctaaaattataaatttagtctagtttcagaaaattttGAAGGGGTTTttgggtaaataaattatttttagcgCAAAAACTGAAAGTAGTATAAGAAGCATGGGTGGGCCCGTGAGCCAAAATCAACGGATATCCgttgtttaagaaattaaaataaacaaaggatATCCAATGAATGGCAGTCGAAGGGTTAAGTAAATCCTTGACAAAACAACAGACACTATCTGAGTTCAGCATAGCAGTTGATCTCTTTCAAATGAATGTCATGTGTccttattatttgtattgtaatgtacttgttttaatattgtactgTTACTGAGGTGCGAATACATTTCAATGAGATGTTATTTATCTGACTGAATATTTATTCTATACTATTCTATTCTATGCTGCTACACTACCTGGCAGAGAACTGTGAAAAGCGTCTGCAGAAGTGACAGGTCCTTCTTGACGAGAGCAGGCACCTTGGTGACCAGCTGGCCGGCAGTCAGGTAGGCTTGCTGCTTAAGGCTCGGCTCGTTGTCGGACTCGGCTATGAGCTTCATCAGCCCTGACGTCAACAGGACATTGGCCACGACACTCAGTTGACTTGCACTCACTCTATCAACAGTTCACACCTATGATAGAAAACTACTTATACAAGATGAGACTACAAAAAAGCCCAACAGAAGCTGGAAAAGTTCTGCTCATTATTACAAATGTACGAAATTTCAGACTAAGTCCTGATATTGAGCACATTTCTATCACTCTACGGGTAGGAGACAGTATCGGACTCACATATTTTGAGCTACATCTGCCTTGGTCCAATGTTCCATGCAACGTTTATTGATATGGCTGTAGAATTCAAATCTGTTATTTACCTCAGTGATAGCAATATTGATTTACTATCTAACCCCAGTAGTGATGCGAGATATCTAATGTggcttttaaaatcttttaacacAGTTTCAGCATATAACGGAGCCGACCAGAGTAATAAACAATTCAGTCACACTGATCGACCATGTTATCACTGAGAAAAGTACATAGCTGCAGAGATGTTGAGTGGTTAATGCTGTAAATCTATTCGACCACAAGCTAATATACTGTGTGATTCAGTGCAAAATAGAGAAAAAAGtgcaaagttaatttaattacagaGATTTGACAAATGCTCCCCTATAGTCACTGAGAGAGGTTACTGAGAGAAAAGCCCTaagaagaaacaaaaatattgttaaattgacaaagatcaaaaataaattgagaaataaatactgaaaaataaactgAGGAATAAATACTGGAAAgtaaattgagaaataaatattggaaGACAAGAAGTAGAGatgattgattaaaatataagaaaattataaagtatttgaaTGGTGTAGTATGGAGACCAAAAAAAGATCATTTTTCTTATAATCTATCAAGCTGCAGAcatccaaaatatttttggaaaagcCTACATCGAGGATAcgataaaaaacttaaaagtttaagagatgaatgatattttacaaaaacatggtTTTTATATTCAACCGATAAGGAGATAGAAAGAATGTATTCATTggataaacttaataatattcaggtttattttgaatttactgAGAAAGGCAAGAAGATGAAGTAAAATCGGCTATGAATGAAATAACGTTGAGGGCTGTTGGTAGTGATGGAATAAGTATTGATATGTTGAAAGATGAAGTCCTTATGCTTCAGGAGCAGTTACGCACACCTTGTTAGTACATCCTTGAAGAATGAAGTTTGCAATGTTCTGGAAGATAAGCATGGTTCACCCCTTGCTGAAAACTAAGAGCCCTGCCAGTTTAACTCATCTTAGGCCAATATCTGTGCTTCAAGCCATGTTAAGATATTAGAGAAGagagttattaaataatagtCTGCTATAGTTGATGTATTGTCTGTGCCAAATGAAAACAACAGCGGTTGCTATGATTGCTACCTTATTCAAGTTAATATTATGGCATTGCATTACTTACTGTTGAATGATGACTGAGAAGAATGTCAAGGCTTGGGCTTTCAACTTGACGTGTGTGTTCTCACCATATAATGAATCAAACAACACCTGAGAATAAAGGTACGCAAATTAACATACACTGCAATACCATGATGTTCACATTTTGACATTAAACAatctatatgtatattataaatttatctattaaTGGCAAATATCCTATTTACAATCAGTACATTTACAATGGACAAAATATACGCAAGTtgaaaaaatacacattataataGTACTATAATTAGAACctaaaattatgaaatcatacataatttatgaaaaaaagttgaaaaaagaaaagttggaaaaaaataaaaataaaaagttgaataaaatgttacactatttttttatattctacctagaataaattctattctagttaagaaatttcaaaacatcatagtaagtatttttttaataaaatttgaactttcagagaagatttgaataaaattgtgtacaatagtgcataatttcttttcaaattatatttttaacaatttctaaaAAGACCCTGGCAAACTTTACAAAACTGGTTCAAGCATGATCAGTTGTATAGTGAACCACtggtggtttaaaaatatatacaaccaGTCATCGAACAAATGTTTTAGGATGTTTGTTTGATTGACCTTTActgttttttattgcattttttctattattctattaataaaagGACTAATCACTTGAAATGTCTACAAATTTCAGAACCACCCAATAAGTACTGGgtgatttcaaaaattatacaaatatacatgAGGCAAGtggattgttattattttaagtttacttgaACTACGAACATGGACAAAGTACAAATGACCTTACCCTGACACTGATGGGCCACAGAATGGCCTGTTTCCTGGCTTTGCAGATGTAAGGGAGTAACTTGAGGCGGAGTCTAGTGCTGGCCGGTTCCTTGTGTTTATCGGGTGTTCCTTCCTTACTGCCCATGTAGACAGCGAACAGGGGTGACAACACAGTGGCATTCTCCCACTCTATACCTCTGCAACAGACCGACAAACCGGTCCACTTGGTGTACTATTACGAACTACTCTTTACAATCGTCAAGCTATGGCTAccaatcatttcatttcatcattttttattttgccacAAAAATGTACATCATTGACAAAACCATAAATACAGCTCATTATTACAGCCACgtcaaaatcttaaaaactaacaataattaagcTTATACAGCACAACAGTGATTATAACAGAATACAAAAAcgcaataatcattaaaaaatctatatttttaattataaaaaacccatttaaactataaaatggaTTCTCCAACAGACaggaatagaaattatttttaaatttgtcaaaaagaTATGAGCTAATTTgtctttcaacaaaattataaaccttcaAAGATACCACAACATGGCTATTAAGGGTTTTACTAACCGACATTGTACAATTTTAgcatcattttttatttttatttttcatttattatatatattttataacagtttggaATCGGAAGTCCTTGAAGTGTGGTTTACAATGCTCTCTAGGTTCACATTTTTTTAAGAGCTCTAATAGCCTTCTTCTGCAgtaataatttttcttcaatCCTAGAGCAATTATCGTACAGTACTAGTCTATATCTAAACACAGATTGGAAGTAGAAAACATATGCAGTTCTAATGTAATTTACTGGTATTATATCGTTCAGTCTACACAAGAGATAAATAACTCAAGACAGtcttttatttaagtaatcaatAAGTTACTCACCACCCCATTATTTTTCGAAGCTGTAATTCAGCAGCATTGGTGACTGCGAACCTTGCATCAGCCGCTCCGACGATGAGCGGACACAACGTCTCCTCTCCGTCGCTCAGAGCGTCATTAGACAGGAACTTTATTATGCCCAGTTTCagctagaaatataaataaagtaaattacatttcaatattattcagACAACCGTAATTTAGCACTGTTTGTTAATTACAGAATATTGAACAAACACAAATAGAAGTAATTCAAGAAACAATTCATTGCTTGTTCtcagtgttattaatttttacaaatttcaagaGTCCAAGTAGTGACAATACACACATAACCACTAATTTGCCTTTTATTAGTAATGAGCATAACCCAAAGGTCATATAGTTCTGTTTATGAACAAGGTTTGATCGGCCAGCCTTTCAATTTTCcagtttatactatttaataatcaGACCTTTTCTTAATTCAGATTCCCTATATAACTATTCCCCCATATTTCCTTCTTTTTGTCctttttattgtaatgaagtccctgaatatttttttattaaaagggtGAAGCCGAttcccttttatgccttattctgcccgtcctcacgggccactggcctgtgtgaggatacTATTAAACAGAATATGGGaaagagagtcgatacagtacaatgaaaaaaattatgacaggatttgaaactgcgctatctctaactcatatTCAAAGTCCAACATCTAAGACCATAGGTACTCCCCATACTACTGGTGTTATATAATGCTGGttgattaaaaaagtaaactatttatgtgTTTCTAGAATACTTCAATAAGATCATCTATAATCAATATTTTCACAATGTAAATCTATACTTAAAAgttctgaattaaatataatactagaCTTCCCATATTGCTTTCAACTAACCTGTTCCAAATAATCTGCTGACTGAGAAGAACCTAGGTCggttagaatttttttatacGTGTATTCACTTAATCCTGGAGGCACTGGTGGCATTGTAGCCCAACTAAAACAGGCAAAGCATTTGTGTCAGAAAAATCACTCACAACATCCAATAAATTAatctaacaaaaaattaaatagtacaatttttatattttgattttatataatctGTACATCTAAACACCAAAACACTGTCGAGGAATAatcacaatacaaaaaaatacctTAATACAGCggttatcaattaattataaataaataatatttatttgttgtatgaaCTCTTACGAGTTATTAACAAAAGTCGATAATACAATCAGTTAAGACTATGTCAAAAAAGTTCTTAAGACTATacaagagttaaaaattaaaataaacatactttaaaataaaacatttaaaatcgattttaacataatttgatgGTTTCAAATAAACAAACTTGACACCATTACTTAGTTTAAAGAAAATCTATGTTAAGATTGTGGTTGATCCAtgtaattaattccaaaatatgaTTCCTACTTTTGGTTCATCACATAAatactaatgtaataaaaactaaagtaaagGGTGATtcgtttacaattttaaaacataaacagaaTATGGTCTACAGTTGCTAAAAATTTATGTTAGACACATTGAAAACTCATCCAGTAAATAAAACGGCATATCTAGAAGCCagttgtaaaatttagttttaaaagtacttATAGGGTATTTAGCTATTAAGGTTATTAACTTATAGTAGATTTCTGTAGATTTTACtacactatttttatatactaGGTGTAGTTTAACCCTTAACGTGCCATAGTCTCATATAGACAGACGGGAACATCtggataatgtaatttaaaatgtggcAAGAATAATCACTACATAAAGCTCAACACAGGAACTGACACAGTTCTTGAGTGACTGTGGCAAGAATAATCACTACATAAAGCTCAACACAGGACCTGACACAGTTCTTGAGTGTCTGTAACAGCATCATTCAAAGAATGGCAAAGTTTATTTGATAATCAATGTTAATATACTTTGTGGTCAACAGAATTTTAGTTTTCTTCCAGCAAGTAACACTAGGCAAATTTCCAATTTTCCTGATTGAAtactactaataaaactaatttaatctaatagACAAGTTTTACATTGATGTTTGCAAGTTATTGTCCTTTGAAACATGTACTACacaaaacgaaaacaaattatgttacatgttttaattagTACAGCTGAAAGCCAAAGATTGTTACTAATGGATAGGAAAATCAGCAGGGTTACCTTGAAAACTATTTTCTAGGGTCCACTGATTTGAAAGAAACACATAAAGACACATAATAgtacacatattaaaaaatttttgattgcACTGCAATCTTTTTAAACAGTACAGAACATCCCAGTTGTCTGTTCACTTTGGGTTGCTGTCAATGTGATAAGCAGGGTTACCAATTCACATTTTCTAGAGACTGTTAGTGATAACAGTGAATTGGCAACCCGCTTCCCACATTGACTGCAATCCAAAATGGACAGGCCACTGCAATGCTCTCTAATGGTTCATAAAGATTGcagtgcaatttaaaaatttctaaaatgtgAACTATTATGTGCCTTTATGTGTTTCTTTCAAATCAGTGGACCCTAGAAGATAGTTTTCAAGGTAATCCTGCTGATTTTCCTAATTATTGTAACAGTACATCCCTTAATAATTCAATCATCTTattgaatattcaattaaataaaaacatcatgTATAATAATCTGAATGTTGAAGACATAGTCTTCATTGGCAAcagaatattttagtttagttatcaGGATTCCACTTTATTTTCCAACACAGTTGGCTGTTTTCTGCTTCTCTTACCCAAGCAGAAGATTGTTTGGTACCTGGTTTAGAGAACAAGAATCGGTTGGTAGGTGACTTACCCGTAGGGCATAAGTAGTACGTCGAGAAGAGTTTGAATTAGGAGTTTCTTCACAGTCGGTTTCTCAGAAAGGTAGAACATAGACTGCCTTTTAGCTGGATCTGAAGGCCACTGCACGTGTTGTAATGCTTGTACCACTAACAGCAATAAGCTAGAAAAAATAACTACTTAATTTCCACAAGTTTGTTGTGCAGTTTGAGATGTAAACATATCAAGAATgca contains:
- the LOC124374561 gene encoding proteasome adapter and scaffold protein ECM29-like; translated protein: MGFPRLPAQRQGELIVSLLNSLESKPQAHQESLLLLVVQALQHVQWPSDPAKRQSMFYLSEKPTVKKLLIQTLLDVLLMPYGWATMPPVPPGLSEYTYKKILTDLGSSQSADYLEQLKLGIIKFLSNDALSDGEETLCPLIVGAADARFAVTNAAELQLRKIMGGIEWENATVLSPLFAVYMGSKEGTPDKHKEPASTRLRLKLLPYICKARKQAILWPISVRVLFDSLYGENTHVKLKAQALTFFSVIIQQVSASQLSVVANVLLTSGLMKLIAESDNEPSLKQQAYLTAGQLVTKVPALVKKDLSLLQTLFTVLCQEENNEVRMSVREALLTMASAFSVDSADQSLLLALLTTQVESPSPAARLVAVRYLATVCSPTPTPCHVFTCL